The genomic DNA ACAATTGATCCGTACGCGACTCAGGCCGCACCGCATACCCTCGCGCCCACCGGACTGCAGCACACCCGAGTCGGAACTCCGACCTCCACTGCCGATTCCCTCGTCAGGCCGAATGTCGAGCCGAGTCGGAAGAAGTGGGTGGTACCCGCTGTCATCGCCGTATCCGTGGCCATGCTCTTGGCGGCTGGTGGCATCGCCATCGGCATGATGGTCGGGCAGGGCTCAAGCCCCGAACCAACTGCAGCCAATCCCACTCTCACGCGACTCCCTGCGCCGGATCGTCCTGCCGGGTCTGCGCCTCCATCACGGTCCTACCCTCAAACCCGTCCCGCCGGGCTGCCCCCCACAGTGCCGGGCGTCGACGCCAACGATGAAAGCTGCGAGAGTGGAATCGCATACCCAGGCGCTGGCGGACAGTACAGCCGGTCCAGTAGGGGCACTGTCGAGACCAGTTGTCTGTTCGCGCGGAACGTCTTACAAGCGTTTCGGGAAGCAGGACCGCCGTCTTCAGCGCCAAGAACCGTATACGCGCTCGGCGCCGTCTCGTGCCGTTCAACCGGCGGTCGATGTTCGGGCGACCATTTCGTCATGGAATGCGCGACCTATGGCACCGATGATTGGGTGACGTGCACTGGTGGGAAGAACGCGCGTGTCTACATCTACTAAGGCGACCTTGGTCTCGGTGGCCGTCGGAGTGGTGGCTGCCGGCTTCATCGTGGTGGCGCAAGGCCGATCGGAACACGACGCCCCTCACTCACCGCCGCCGGCGGTTCCGGTCAGGGCACTGCGGTCGATACCGGTTCCAGCAGCGCCTCCGTCGCCGCTGCCTCTCGACGAACTCCAACCAAGCTTCGAGCAACTGGCGGCAACCCTCCCAGCCGATGTCGGTGTCGCGGTCTCGGCTGGCGACGTGACGATGACGTACGGCAACTGGCAGACCGGGGCAGCATGGTCGACTATCAAGGTGCCCCTGGCCATCGCCGCTATACGAAAGGATCCCGCTGCAGCCGAGCCATTGGTAGATGCGGCAATCACGCAGTCGGACAACGCCGCCGCCGATCAACTGTGGGACTCCCTGGGTACGCCGACCGATGCCGGGGCGGCGGTGCAACAGGTTCTCGCAGACGGCAACAACGCAGGTGTCGGCGTACAGACGACCCAGGTCCGACCCCCGTACAGCCCCTATGGTCAAACCACCTGGTCGTTGGAACAGGCGGCACGTTTCGCCTTCACTTTGCCCTGTTTGGCCGTGGACTCGCTACTCGGCCAAATGGCTGACATCGCAACCGATCAGCAGTGGGGCTTCGCCGGTGACACAGGCGTAGCGGCCAAGGGCGGATGGGGACCGGAAGCGGATGGTGGATACCTAGTCCGCCAGATCGCTTTGGTCGGAGACGGACCCGATTCCTTCGGTGTAGCCGTCGCCGCCAAGCCCAACGACGGCACATTCGCTACGGGTACTGCAATGCTGGACCAGCTAGCCAACTGGGTCGGGGACCATCGCACCCAGCTGCCGAAAGGGAACTGTGCCGGCTGACCAAGGTGACGCTCGGCGCTCAGCCCACCGGGCAGGTGGCCGCGGCATCGCGCAGCACCACCGCCGATCGCTGATCGATCGGTAGCGCGTAGCCGCGCAGCACCTCGGCGAACTGCACCGAATACTGGCACCAGAAGGCCCGATTCGGCGGCATCCAGTCGGCCGGTTCCGCATCGCCCTTGTCCTGGTTGACCGCACCGGCCACCGCGATCAGATTGGCCGGATCGTTGGCGAAGCGCACCCGCAGGTCCTCGGGCCAGGCGAACGCGCCGAGATCCCATGCCAGCGCGAGCGGCACGAGGTGGTCGATCTGCACTGCCGCACCCACCTGATTGCCGCGCGTGAAGGCGATCACCGCGTTGGAGTACGGGTCGTGCAGCACACCGGTCGCAACGGCGGTAGGGCACCGCTTGATCGACACGTAGGTCTTCTCGATCAGGTCCCGGTCGAGGATGTCGTTGCGGGTGTCGCAGCCGTTGCGGCCGCCCGGTGCACTGGTGTCGTCGGTCCACGACTCGCCGAACGCCGCCCTGCGGTAGTCGTGGGCGCGGACGCGCACCGGTATCTCGACGACGCCTGCCAGCACGTCGACGCCGGGAGCCACGGTCGGTACTTCGGCGCGCGCGATGAACGGCGCGTCCTGCCGCGCCGCCGACGTGACCTGGACGGCGACGAGGACTGCGAGCGCGACACCCGCCGCCAGCCACGCGACCCGCTTCACGCCTTGTCCAGGTACTCGACGGCCTCGGTGGCCACGAACGGCGCTGCGAGGGTCTCGACTCCGCGGTGTTCGACGAGGCGCGGATCGGTCTCGTACACGTGCTCGGCGAATTCACGGGCGGCTTCGATGATGCTGCGATGTTCTGCCAGCGACAACATCTTGAGCGTGATCGGCCGCCCGCTCTGGGTCAGGCCCAGCACGTCGCCCTCGCGGCGTTCGGCCAGATCGAGGTCGGCGAGTGCGAACCCGTCGAGAGTGGACGCCACCGCCTTGAGCCGCGCACCTGCCTTCGACGCCTCGGGCAGATTGGTGACGAGCAGGCAGACGCTGGGGTGCTGTCCGCGGCCGATGCGTCCCCGCAGCTGGTGCAGCTGACTGATGCCGAACCGGTCGGCGTCCATCACGACCATCACCGTCGCGTTGGGGACGTCGACGCCGACCTCGATCACGGTGGTACACACCAGGACGTCGATCTCCCCCGCCCGGAACGCCGTCATCACCGCGTCCTTCTCGTCACCCGACAGGCGGCCGTGCATGAGCCCGAGACGCAGCCCGGCCAGCTCGCCGTGGCTCAGCCCCTCGAGCAATTCGAGCACCGTCACCGCAGGCGGGCCTGCCTGGGCGGCACCGTCCTTCTCCGATTCGTCGATGCGCGACGCGACGACGTAGGCCTGCCGTCCCGCGGCGACCTCCTCGCGCACCCGCTGCCACGCCCGGCCCAGCCACTTCTTGTGCCGCTCCTCGCGGGTGAAGATGGCGGTGGTCGAGATCGGCTGACGCCCCCGTGGCAGTTCGCGCAGCGTCGACGTCTCGAGGTCGCCGTAGACGGTCAGCGCAACCGTCCGCGGGATCGGCGTGGCCGTCATCACCAGCAGGTGCGGTGTGATACCGCCGCTGGCCTTGGCTCGCAACCGATCTCGCTGATCGACTCCGAAGCGGTGCTGCTCGTCGACGACGACGAGACCGAGGTTCTGGAACTCGACCGAATCCTGAATGAGGGCGTGGGTGCCGATGACGATGCCCGCCTCCCCGCTGGCGATCTCCTGGCGCACCTGCCGCTTCTGCGGCGCTGTCATCGACCCGGTCAGCAGCGCCACCCTGGTGGCGCCGTCCTCCCCGCCCAGTTCACCGGCCGTCGCGAGCGGCCCGAGTACGTCGCGAATGGACCGGGCATGTTGTGCCGCAAGCACTTCCGTGGGTGCGAGCAGGGCGCACTGATATCCGGCGTCGACCATCTGCGCCATCGCGATCACCGAGACGATCGTCTTGCCCGACCCGACTTCGCCCTGCAGCATGCGGTGCATGGGCGTGGTCGAGGCCAGCTCGGCGGTCAGCACCTCGAGGACCTCGCGCTGACCGGCGGTCAATTCGAAGGGCAGCTGTCGGCGCAGCGCCGCCGCGATTCCCCCGTCCCACGCCGGTGCGATCGGACCCGTGGCGGCGAGATCGCCGTGCCTGCGCAGCATCAGCGCCCACTGCAGGCCGACGGCCTCGTCCATCGCCAGACGCTCGCGGGCGCGATCGCGATCACCCTCGTTCTCGGTCAGGTGGATCGCCCGCAGTGCCTCGTCCTGGGAGAACAGATAGAACTGGTCCTTCAGGGACTGGGGCAGCGGATCGTCCACGGGGTCGAGGACGTCGAGGACCTGTCGGATACAGGCATAGACGTCCCAGCTCTGGACCTTCGCCGTCGCCGGGTAGATGGGGAAGAAGTCCCGCTCGAACACCGACAGGTCGACCTCGCCGTCGTCGGTCGTGGAGGCTACCTTCGCCAGCGACTTGGACCCCTTGCCCGCCTGCGGGCCCTCGAGGATGAGGAACGCGGGGTGCGTGAGCTGCAGCGCGTTGCGGAAGTAGCCGACCACGCCACTGAGCATCAGCCGCGTGCCCACGACCAGTGTCCGCTTGGTGTACCTCGCGTTGAAGAAGGTGGCCGTCACCTTCGGCTTCCGGCCGGCCAGCGTGATGACGAGGAACTCGCGCTTGGGTTGCCTGTTCGTCCACTTCGCCTCGGCCTTCTCGATCACGTCGACGAACGTGACGTGGTCGCCTTCCCGAAGGAACGGCGGAGACTCCCCGTCCTCCAGGATCGTGGCGCCCTTGCTGTACGCACGCGGGTAGTGGCGCAGCAGGTCGTCGACGGTCACCAGCCCGAGGTGCTCCTCCAGCGGCTTCGCGGACTTGGCGCCGATGACGTGGACGAGGCGGTCGGTCAGCGCGGCCATGGCTACTCCACTCCGATCAGCAGCACGTCACCCCGGTGACCGGTGTGATAGGTGACCAGTTCGGTGCCAAGGTGCTCCCTGTGGACGTGGTCGCGCAGCGCCTCCCCGACGCCCGCGTCGACGTCGGCCCCGGTCAGCACGGTGACCAGCTCGCCGCCGGAGAGCAACAGCAGGTCGATCAGACCGGCCCCGGCGGTGGCGACGTCGGCGCCGACGATCAGCACCTCGTCGCCCGCGATGCCGAGACCGTCGCCCGGGCGGCAGGTACCGGCCCAGGTCAACGCTTCCTCGGTGGCCACCCGCACCGACCCGTGCCGGGCGCTCGCGGCGGCGCGCGCCATCGTGTAGCCGTCGTCGACCGCGGCGCGGGCGGGATCGTGCACCGCCAGCGCGGCGAGCCCCTGGACCATCGACCCCGTCGGCACCGGGACGACGTCGATGCCGCGGTCGATCGCCGCCGTGCAGCCCGCCACGAGTTCCTCGGCGGCGACGTAGCCGTTGGGGAGCACCATCACCTGACCGGCGCCGGTGTCGACGAGCGCGCGCAACAGATGCTGGGCCCGCACCGGCGAGTCGGCGTCGGGCACCACCACGGTGGCGCCCTCGCCCGCGAACAGTTCGTGCGCGCCGCCGCCGTCGACGACGGCCAACACCGCCCGGTCGCGTGCCGCGCGGTCGGGCTGTGGCCGCAGCCCCGTGGACAGTGCGGTGATCTGGACGCGGCTCAGCGCGCCGAGGTCCAGCGCGGCTTCGACGGCGCCGCCCGCGTCGTCGGCGTGGACGTGCACCGAGTAGTGCTCGCCGCTGCCCGACGAGGCGATGGCGACGGAGTCGCCGAGTCGTTCGAGGCGGGCGCGCAACGTCTCGACGGCGGCGTGGTCGCAGCCCGCGAGCAGGTACATCACCTCGAACTGCGGCGGTGTCGCGTCGGCGGTGATCGCCCCGACGGACGCGGGTTCGTAGCGCCTGCGGTGCGGTGCGTCCCCGGTGAGCACCTCGGTCAGGGCGTCGAGCAGGACGAGCAGGCCACGCCCGCCCGCGTCGACCACGCCGGCCTCGGTGAGGACGTCGAGTTGGTCGCGGGTGTGGTCGAGTGCCACCGACGCGGCGTCGGACGCGGCGCGCAGCGTCGTGACCAGATCGGCCGCCTCCGCGTGTTCCTCGGCCGCGCCTGCCGCAGCCTGCAGCACCGACACGATGGTGCCGGGGACGACGTCGCCGACCGACGCGGCGATCAGGCCGACGGCGTGGCGCAGGGCGGCGCCGAACGTCGCGGCGTCGATGACCGTCAGGTCGCCGGAGCGCTGGTCAGCGGCGTCGGCGGTCACCTCGGCCAGGCCCCGCAGGATCTGCGAGAGGATGACCCCGGAGTTGCCGCGCGCACCGTGCAGCGCGCCTTCGGACAGCGCGCTCGACACCGCGACGACGTCCGCCGCGACGCCGGGCTGGTCGGCAGCGGTGGCGGCCGACCGCATGGTGAACAGCATGTTGGTGCCCGTATCGGCGTCGGCGACGGGGAACACGTTGAGCCGGTTGATCTCGTCGGCGTGAGCGCTCAGGCCGTCGACCGCGGCGTGCGCCCAAACTCGCAGGGTGGTCCCGTCGAGCACAGCAGCCGACATCCCACCTCCAACCGTTCTCGGTGGCCGCAAGCCTAGCCACTCGCGCCGACAGCACCCTGCGGCAATCGGCTCGTGGATGCCATTTTGGTGATCGCCGCGGCTGCCGGTATTCTGGTCGGGTTGTCGGATCGAGTCGCCGCGGGTCGCGGCGGAGATCCAGACCCCCAAGTACTGATTGAGGAGTTTTCCATGGCTGCCGTATGCGATGTCTGCGCAAAGGGCCCCGGCTTCGGCAAGTCGGTTTCGCACTCCCATCGCCGGACCAGCCGCCGCTGGAACCCGAACATCCAGACGGTGCGCGCCGTCGACCGTCCCGGTGGCAACAAGCGGCGGATCAACGTCTGCACGTCGTGCCTCAAGGCCGGCAAGGTCTCGCGGGGCTAGTCCTCGACCCCACCCTCACCGCCGAGACTGCGGCGAGATCGCCTTTTCACGCTGAATCGCGATCTGCCAGCAGTCTCGGCGGCTTTTGGCGTCTAGGGCAGCTGCCAGTCGATGGGCTCGGCACCCAGTTCGGCCAGCAGCTCGTTGGTCCGGCTGAACGGCCGGGACCCGAAGAATCCCCGTGACGCCGACAGCGGCGACGGATGCACCGACTCGATGGTGCGGCACCGCTCGCCGGTCAGCATGGGCTTGAGCGTTGCGGCATCGCGTCCCCACAGCACCGCGACGAGCGGCTGCGGGCGTTCGACGAGCGAGCGGATCGCGCGTTCGGTGACGGCCTCCCAGCCCTTGCCGCGATGCGACGCCGGCGTGCCGGGGCGCACGGTCAGCACCCTGTTGAGGAGCATCACCCCGCGCTGCGACCACGGTGTCAGGTCACCGGTCGACGGCGCGGGATGTCCGAGATCCGTGGCGTACTCCTTGAAGATGTTGTCCAAGCTGCGCGGTATCGGCCGCACGTCGGGCGCCACCGAGAAGCTCAGCCCGACCGCGTGACCGGGCGTGGGATAGGGGTCCTGTCCCACGATCAGCACGCGCACCGCGTCGAACGGAAACGTGAACGCGCGCAACACGTTCTCGCCCGCGGGCAGGTAGCGCTCCCCCGCCGCGATCTCCGAGCGCAGGAATTCGCCCATGGCGCCCACCTGCTCGGCGACGGGCTCCAGTGCACGGGCCCAGCCCGCCTCGACGATCTCATTCAGGGGACGGGCAGCCATGACGAATGAACCTAGCCGACGGCGCTAGAAGGACTGCCAGCCCGACGCCCCACCCCACGCCGCGCCGTCCACCAGGACCCGGGCAGGCCCGTCGACCACCGTCCCGATGACACGCCAGCCGTCCGGCGGCGACGTCGGGAACGTGGCGACGAGCGCGTGGTCCTCACCACCGCCGAGCACCCATGCCCACGGGTCAACGCCCGTCGCCGCGGCGGCCGCGAGCAACGCGTCGTGCCGGCCGGACAGCGACGACGTCGACACGTCGATGCCGACACCGGACGCCCGGGCCACGTGCCCGAGGTCGGCGATCAGGCCGTCGGAGACGTCGGTCATCGCGGTCGCACCCGCGTCGGCGGCAGCAGGACCCTGCCCATAGGCCAACTCCGGCACCAGGTGACTCGCCCGCAGCTCGTCGAAACCGCGAACGTCGTTGCGCCACAGCTCGAATCCCGCGGCGGACCGTCCGAGGTCACCCACCACCGCGAGCACGTCACCGGGCCGGGCGCCATCGAGCAGCACCGGCGCCCGCCCACCGAGGTCACCCAGCGCCGTCACCGAGATCACCCATTGCGGGGCGGCGACCAGGTCCCCGCCCACGATGCCCGCGCCGGTACGCGCCGCCTCCGCCCACATGCCGTCCGACAGCGCCGTCGCGGCCTCGGCCGCGGTGTCGCCGGGCGCCCCGAAGCCGACCACGAACGCCGTGGCCGTCGCGCCCATCGCCTCGATGTCGGCGGCGTTCTGCGCGATCGCCTTTCGGCCGACGTCGTGGGGGGTGGACCAGTCGAGCCGAAAGTGCCTGCCCTCGACGAGCATGTCGGTCGAGACGACCACCCGCCCGTCGCCGGTGACCACGACGGCGGCGTCGTCGCCGGGACCCACCGTCACGTTGGCGGACTGCGTGCGGCCCGCGACCAATCCGTCGATGACCGCGAACTCGCCGAGCCCGGCCAGCGTGGGCCGCTCGTCGCTCATCCGCGTGCTCCGTTCGTGCCCTGAACCCCGCCGCCACCTGCGGTACCTTTGGGCCCTGCGGCGCCGAGTCTATGCAGCGAGACGGAGGAGACACCGGGTGGTCGAGGCTTTCATGCTGATTCAGACCGAGGTGGGCCGCGCGGAGGTGGTGGCCAAACAGCTGGCCGGTCTGGCCGGCGTGCTGTCGGCCGAGTACGTCACCGGCCCCTACGACGTCGTGGCGCGGATCGGC from Mycolicibacterium arabiense includes the following:
- a CDS encoding serine hydrolase encodes the protein MAVGVVAAGFIVVAQGRSEHDAPHSPPPAVPVRALRSIPVPAAPPSPLPLDELQPSFEQLAATLPADVGVAVSAGDVTMTYGNWQTGAAWSTIKVPLAIAAIRKDPAAAEPLVDAAITQSDNAAADQLWDSLGTPTDAGAAVQQVLADGNNAGVGVQTTQVRPPYSPYGQTTWSLEQAARFAFTLPCLAVDSLLGQMADIATDQQWGFAGDTGVAAKGGWGPEADGGYLVRQIALVGDGPDSFGVAVAAKPNDGTFATGTAMLDQLANWVGDHRTQLPKGNCAG
- a CDS encoding HNH endonuclease family protein, whose translation is MKRVAWLAAGVALAVLVAVQVTSAARQDAPFIARAEVPTVAPGVDVLAGVVEIPVRVRAHDYRRAAFGESWTDDTSAPGGRNGCDTRNDILDRDLIEKTYVSIKRCPTAVATGVLHDPYSNAVIAFTRGNQVGAAVQIDHLVPLALAWDLGAFAWPEDLRVRFANDPANLIAVAGAVNQDKGDAEPADWMPPNRAFWCQYSVQFAEVLRGYALPIDQRSAVVLRDAAATCPVG
- the recG gene encoding ATP-dependent DNA helicase RecG, which encodes MAALTDRLVHVIGAKSAKPLEEHLGLVTVDDLLRHYPRAYSKGATILEDGESPPFLREGDHVTFVDVIEKAEAKWTNRQPKREFLVITLAGRKPKVTATFFNARYTKRTLVVGTRLMLSGVVGYFRNALQLTHPAFLILEGPQAGKGSKSLAKVASTTDDGEVDLSVFERDFFPIYPATAKVQSWDVYACIRQVLDVLDPVDDPLPQSLKDQFYLFSQDEALRAIHLTENEGDRDRARERLAMDEAVGLQWALMLRRHGDLAATGPIAPAWDGGIAAALRRQLPFELTAGQREVLEVLTAELASTTPMHRMLQGEVGSGKTIVSVIAMAQMVDAGYQCALLAPTEVLAAQHARSIRDVLGPLATAGELGGEDGATRVALLTGSMTAPQKRQVRQEIASGEAGIVIGTHALIQDSVEFQNLGLVVVDEQHRFGVDQRDRLRAKASGGITPHLLVMTATPIPRTVALTVYGDLETSTLRELPRGRQPISTTAIFTREERHKKWLGRAWQRVREEVAAGRQAYVVASRIDESEKDGAAQAGPPAVTVLELLEGLSHGELAGLRLGLMHGRLSGDEKDAVMTAFRAGEIDVLVCTTVIEVGVDVPNATVMVVMDADRFGISQLHQLRGRIGRGQHPSVCLLVTNLPEASKAGARLKAVASTLDGFALADLDLAERREGDVLGLTQSGRPITLKMLSLAEHRSIIEAAREFAEHVYETDPRLVEHRGVETLAAPFVATEAVEYLDKA
- a CDS encoding DAK2 domain-containing protein, with translation MSAAVLDGTTLRVWAHAAVDGLSAHADEINRLNVFPVADADTGTNMLFTMRSAATAADQPGVAADVVAVSSALSEGALHGARGNSGVILSQILRGLAEVTADAADQRSGDLTVIDAATFGAALRHAVGLIAASVGDVVPGTIVSVLQAAAGAAEEHAEAADLVTTLRAASDAASVALDHTRDQLDVLTEAGVVDAGGRGLLVLLDALTEVLTGDAPHRRRYEPASVGAITADATPPQFEVMYLLAGCDHAAVETLRARLERLGDSVAIASSGSGEHYSVHVHADDAGGAVEAALDLGALSRVQITALSTGLRPQPDRAARDRAVLAVVDGGGAHELFAGEGATVVVPDADSPVRAQHLLRALVDTGAGQVMVLPNGYVAAEELVAGCTAAIDRGIDVVPVPTGSMVQGLAALAVHDPARAAVDDGYTMARAAASARHGSVRVATEEALTWAGTCRPGDGLGIAGDEVLIVGADVATAGAGLIDLLLLSGGELVTVLTGADVDAGVGEALRDHVHREHLGTELVTYHTGHRGDVLLIGVE
- the rpmB gene encoding 50S ribosomal protein L28 — translated: MAAVCDVCAKGPGFGKSVSHSHRRTSRRWNPNIQTVRAVDRPGGNKRRINVCTSCLKAGKVSRG
- a CDS encoding uracil-DNA glycosylase, translating into MAARPLNEIVEAGWARALEPVAEQVGAMGEFLRSEIAAGERYLPAGENVLRAFTFPFDAVRVLIVGQDPYPTPGHAVGLSFSVAPDVRPIPRSLDNIFKEYATDLGHPAPSTGDLTPWSQRGVMLLNRVLTVRPGTPASHRGKGWEAVTERAIRSLVERPQPLVAVLWGRDAATLKPMLTGERCRTIESVHPSPLSASRGFFGSRPFSRTNELLAELGAEPIDWQLP
- a CDS encoding thiamine-phosphate kinase yields the protein MSDERPTLAGLGEFAVIDGLVAGRTQSANVTVGPGDDAAVVVTGDGRVVVSTDMLVEGRHFRLDWSTPHDVGRKAIAQNAADIEAMGATATAFVVGFGAPGDTAAEAATALSDGMWAEAARTGAGIVGGDLVAAPQWVISVTALGDLGGRAPVLLDGARPGDVLAVVGDLGRSAAGFELWRNDVRGFDELRASHLVPELAYGQGPAAADAGATAMTDVSDGLIADLGHVARASGVGIDVSTSSLSGRHDALLAAAAATGVDPWAWVLGGGEDHALVATFPTSPPDGWRVIGTVVDGPARVLVDGAAWGGASGWQSF
- a CDS encoding Lrp/AsnC ligand binding domain-containing protein, yielding MVEAFMLIQTEVGRAEVVAKQLAGLAGVLSAEYVTGPYDVVARIGAGTLDELKATVVPSVQKVAGITRTLTCPVAGAAQS